A region of Kribbella sp. NBC_01245 DNA encodes the following proteins:
- the guaB gene encoding IMP dehydrogenase: protein MDITPAGVPDKFAVLGLTFDDVLLQPVESDVIPSEVSTKTKVSRNIEVNIPLLSSAMDTVTEARMAIAMARQGGLGVLHRNLSVEDQAQQVDLVKRSESGMIAQPITIGPDATIGEADALCGQYRISGVPVVDASGVLVGIVTNRDMRFETDFSRPVREVMTKQPLITGKQGISADDAMALLSRHKVEKLPLVDDSGKLTGLITLKDFVKRDQFPLATKDGSGRLVVGAAIGFFGEAWKRAMSLIEAGVDVLVVDTAHGHSQAQLEMIRKLKADPATRGVDIIGGNVGTREGAAALVEAGADGVKVGVGPGSICTTRVVSGVGVPQVTAIYEASLACKPAGVPVIGDGGLQYSGDIAKALVAGADTVMLGSLLAGCEESPGDLVFINGKQFKAYRGMGSLGAMSSAGGLRKSYSKDRYFQGDVGSDEKLIAEGIEGQVPYRGPLAAVAHQLIGGLRQSMFYCGSRTVPELQDKGRFVRITSAGLQESHPHDIQMTVEAPNYSGR, encoded by the coding sequence ATGGACATCACGCCAGCCGGAGTTCCCGACAAGTTCGCCGTTCTCGGTCTCACTTTCGACGACGTGCTGCTGCAGCCCGTCGAATCCGACGTCATCCCTTCCGAGGTCAGCACCAAGACCAAGGTCAGCCGCAATATCGAGGTCAACATCCCGCTGCTGTCGAGCGCGATGGACACCGTCACCGAGGCCCGGATGGCCATCGCGATGGCCCGCCAGGGTGGTCTCGGCGTGCTGCACCGCAACCTCTCGGTCGAGGATCAGGCCCAGCAGGTCGACCTGGTCAAGCGGTCCGAGTCCGGCATGATCGCGCAGCCGATCACGATCGGCCCGGACGCGACCATCGGCGAGGCCGACGCGCTCTGCGGGCAGTACCGGATCTCCGGTGTGCCCGTGGTGGACGCGTCCGGCGTGCTGGTCGGCATCGTCACCAACCGTGACATGCGGTTCGAGACCGACTTCTCCCGGCCGGTTCGCGAGGTGATGACCAAGCAGCCGCTGATCACCGGCAAGCAGGGCATCTCCGCGGACGACGCGATGGCGCTGCTCAGCCGGCACAAGGTGGAGAAGCTGCCGCTCGTCGATGATTCGGGCAAGCTCACCGGTCTGATCACGCTGAAGGACTTCGTCAAGCGCGACCAGTTCCCGCTCGCCACCAAGGACGGCAGCGGCCGGCTCGTGGTCGGCGCGGCCATCGGCTTCTTCGGCGAGGCCTGGAAGCGGGCCATGTCGCTGATCGAGGCCGGCGTGGACGTGCTGGTGGTGGACACCGCGCACGGTCATTCCCAGGCGCAGCTCGAGATGATCCGCAAGCTCAAGGCCGACCCGGCCACCCGTGGCGTCGACATCATCGGCGGCAACGTCGGCACCCGCGAGGGCGCCGCCGCCCTGGTCGAGGCCGGTGCGGATGGCGTCAAGGTCGGCGTCGGACCAGGTTCGATCTGTACGACGCGCGTGGTGTCGGGCGTCGGGGTGCCGCAGGTGACGGCCATCTACGAGGCGTCGCTGGCCTGCAAGCCCGCCGGCGTGCCGGTCATCGGTGACGGCGGCCTGCAGTACTCGGGCGATATCGCGAAGGCCCTGGTCGCCGGTGCCGACACGGTCATGCTCGGCTCGCTGCTCGCCGGCTGCGAGGAGTCGCCGGGGGACCTGGTCTTCATCAACGGCAAGCAGTTCAAGGCCTACCGCGGCATGGGTTCGCTCGGCGCGATGTCGTCGGCCGGCGGCCTGCGCAAGTCGTACTCGAAGGACCGCTACTTCCAGGGCGATGTCGGCAGCGACGAGAAGCTGATCGCCGAGGGCATCGAGGGCCAGGTGCCGTACCGCGGCCCGCTCGCCGCCGTCGCGCACCAGCTGATCGGCGGCCTGCGCCAGTCGATGTTCTACTGCGGCTCCCGCACCGTGCCCGAGCTGCAGGACAAGGGCCGGTTCGTCCGCATCACCTCGGCCGGCCTGCAGGAAAGCCACCCCCACGACATCCAGATGACGGTAGAAGCCCCGAACTACTCCGGCCGCTGA
- a CDS encoding peptidoglycan-binding domain-containing protein has product MFVRITAVCATALLAVTTAAVTASAAPQPRADAALEQCQTSSFKHTANNWYANLPTQWETNGATNCNLKLGDLPHRDPANPFGDPPAAIKALQRNLNYCYRAGLVIDGKYGARTFAAVKEAQRRHGLTVDGVYGPKTRSGMNWRLYNSYSKTWSQKCYSPF; this is encoded by the coding sequence ATGTTCGTTCGCATCACCGCTGTCTGCGCGACCGCCCTGCTGGCCGTGACCACGGCCGCTGTCACCGCCTCCGCCGCGCCGCAACCACGGGCCGACGCCGCTCTGGAGCAGTGCCAGACGAGCAGCTTCAAGCACACCGCCAACAATTGGTATGCGAACCTCCCGACCCAGTGGGAGACGAACGGCGCGACCAACTGCAACCTGAAGCTCGGCGACCTGCCGCACCGCGACCCGGCGAACCCGTTCGGCGACCCGCCCGCCGCGATCAAGGCCCTCCAGCGCAACCTGAACTACTGCTACCGGGCCGGCCTGGTGATCGACGGCAAGTACGGCGCTCGCACGTTCGCCGCGGTGAAGGAGGCCCAGCGCCGCCACGGTCTGACCGTCGACGGCGTCTACGGCCCCAAAACCCGCTCGGGCATGAACTGGCGGCTCTACAACTCGTACAGCAAGACCTGGAGCCAGAAGTGTTACAGCCCGTTCTGA
- a CDS encoding class I SAM-dependent methyltransferase: MNPESILSLLAPPGAEALSEACALFSPGSELALVAKLRKRYDATVVTAAVTQASLRHRAVAKFGADDAGRMYFTPDGLEQATRTTVGVHRARRLASVLPGASVVDLGCGIGGDLIAMARAGLTVTGVERDEATAEAARANLATLGLPGTVITGDVQSIDLTPYDAVFADPARRSEGRRLFDPNAYSPPWSFVTSLLEGTACVKLAPGIPHDAVPEGVEAEWVSDAGEVKEAALWSGPLASPTPRRATLLGLPTSPLPDAIGSGDADAFAGVVTVTEAPEAVVGAVGRYIYEPDGAIVRAGLVTAVAVAVDGWLLDPRIAYVTGDTYVQTPLASAYEVLGEVPYKEKALRAWVRSEGIGTIEIKKRGIDVDPAQLRRKLTPKGPASATLIITRIGRDAVAYTCRRLP; this comes from the coding sequence GTGAATCCCGAGTCGATCCTGTCGCTGCTGGCGCCTCCCGGTGCCGAGGCGCTCTCCGAGGCCTGCGCGCTCTTCTCACCGGGTTCGGAGCTGGCTCTGGTCGCGAAACTGCGCAAGCGGTACGACGCCACCGTGGTGACCGCCGCTGTCACGCAGGCCTCGCTACGGCATCGGGCCGTCGCCAAGTTCGGGGCGGACGACGCCGGTCGGATGTACTTCACGCCAGACGGCCTCGAGCAGGCGACTCGCACCACCGTCGGCGTACACCGCGCCCGGCGACTGGCCTCGGTCCTGCCCGGCGCCTCGGTGGTCGACCTGGGTTGCGGCATCGGCGGCGACCTGATCGCGATGGCCCGCGCGGGTCTCACCGTCACGGGCGTCGAACGCGACGAGGCCACCGCCGAAGCCGCCCGGGCCAATCTCGCCACCCTCGGACTACCCGGCACGGTTATCACCGGCGACGTCCAGTCGATCGACCTCACGCCGTACGACGCGGTGTTCGCGGACCCGGCCCGTCGTTCCGAAGGCCGCCGCCTCTTCGACCCGAACGCCTATTCGCCGCCCTGGTCCTTCGTGACGTCGCTGCTCGAGGGCACGGCCTGCGTCAAACTCGCGCCCGGCATCCCCCACGACGCCGTACCCGAAGGTGTGGAAGCCGAATGGGTGAGCGACGCCGGCGAAGTCAAAGAAGCCGCCCTCTGGTCCGGCCCCCTAGCCTCCCCCACGCCCCGCCGCGCCACCCTCCTAGGCCTGCCCACCTCGCCTTTGCCTGATGCGATCGGCTCGGGTGATGCGGATGCGTTTGCTGGAGTGGTGACCGTGACCGAGGCGCCAGAGGCGGTCGTCGGCGCTGTCGGGCGGTACATCTACGAACCGGACGGCGCGATCGTGCGAGCGGGCCTCGTCACAGCCGTCGCGGTTGCCGTCGACGGCTGGCTGCTGGACCCGCGGATCGCGTACGTGACTGGCGATACGTACGTCCAGACACCACTGGCCTCCGCCTACGAGGTGCTGGGCGAGGTCCCATACAAAGAGAAGGCCTTACGCGCTTGGGTACGTTCCGAGGGCATCGGCACCATCGAGATCAAGAAGCGCGGCATCGACGTCGACCCGGCCCAACTCCGCCGCAAACTGACCCCCAAAGGCCCCGCCTCCGCCACCCTCATCATCACCCGCATCGGCCGAGACGCCGTCGCCTACACCTGCCGCCGCCTCCCCTGA
- a CDS encoding FlgD immunoglobulin-like domain containing protein gives MFPGWGRSRPIAFATALVLAGQAFAAGPSMAADPAGTVDVNRIPSPTPVIEVLGASPEGVLYHAYESGTNPLDGVTMLKPTGQPSYEVSSDFKYLKGDKIFDGAGKYLMIGSTTERTCTSVPAPARPRDQNGASYTPFGWLAENGQWITADANGCRVTGQGPVIGAYELAAADESGYVTASTEGGGFVYPTYHSYAAPDQPKAIDTGGHSAYAYGFALDGSVVTWAERDTNSVGDGYVIRSSTTGAPATVTSVAGVVDNTAIIGSATGWAACKSSSATCKAGSISTAGVVTEALGSRSLASDGSRFLVDTYGSSPGVDAATVVDGNHWTRVETVVLPPVSYAVSLGAGVVSYIDSQGFSRRPFTKSGSTISLGGPTKVTYSGEYRVSRDGRRTAYLDQDDDLWLITDDGVKTRVFDAVGIVAVVQTENEAPFQLSGHRLLWIKSVYPSSGCSPVACDPEYERAMLYDLRTGVNTDLGEYVDGKQFALWGNYLAYSEASGRILRKDLSSGAVVEVKAAGPRVAGLDVNGTIVAWSTCVLADGDPCRVSKVGYRVVSGTFEPAELTSEHSNQVSLTGGYLAFTTSAEFRDAPVFLKTVKLGVAGMSTVGQLGRNSWASVMFEAFDETVGWIGTDGVTRLTPLAAFTARPRYLGNATGAASFPLNSSWILELPISKALPTCTVTIKSGTTVKRTIPCTTSVGAARAVWNGRDTAGNLVAKGTYSWTLTGSDADGGLLWWNGSANPISGSVTVT, from the coding sequence ATGTTTCCAGGTTGGGGCCGATCGAGGCCGATAGCGTTTGCGACGGCTCTGGTGCTGGCCGGGCAGGCGTTCGCGGCCGGGCCGAGTATGGCGGCTGATCCGGCCGGCACGGTGGATGTGAACCGGATCCCGTCGCCGACGCCGGTGATCGAGGTGCTGGGGGCATCACCGGAGGGGGTGCTTTACCACGCCTACGAAAGCGGCACGAATCCGTTGGACGGCGTGACGATGCTGAAGCCGACGGGCCAACCTTCCTACGAGGTGTCGAGCGACTTCAAGTACCTCAAGGGCGACAAGATCTTCGACGGCGCCGGGAAGTACCTGATGATCGGCAGCACGACCGAGCGGACCTGCACCTCGGTGCCGGCGCCGGCGCGACCGCGAGATCAGAACGGCGCGTCGTACACCCCGTTCGGCTGGCTGGCCGAGAACGGGCAATGGATCACGGCCGATGCGAACGGTTGCCGGGTCACCGGACAAGGACCGGTCATCGGTGCCTACGAACTGGCAGCGGCTGACGAGTCGGGTTACGTCACGGCATCGACGGAAGGCGGAGGCTTCGTCTACCCGACCTACCACTCCTACGCCGCTCCGGATCAGCCAAAGGCCATCGACACCGGCGGGCACAGTGCTTATGCCTACGGGTTCGCCCTGGACGGTTCGGTGGTCACCTGGGCAGAGCGCGACACCAACAGCGTGGGAGACGGTTATGTGATTCGGTCGTCGACCACTGGCGCGCCGGCCACGGTGACCAGCGTGGCGGGCGTAGTGGACAACACGGCGATTATCGGCTCGGCGACCGGGTGGGCCGCCTGTAAGAGCAGCAGCGCAACCTGCAAGGCCGGGTCGATCAGCACGGCCGGAGTCGTGACCGAGGCCCTCGGCAGCCGTTCGCTGGCCAGTGACGGCAGCCGGTTCCTGGTGGACACGTATGGCAGCTCGCCCGGCGTGGACGCGGCCACGGTGGTCGACGGTAACCACTGGACGCGCGTCGAGACGGTAGTGCTGCCGCCAGTGAGCTACGCAGTGAGCCTGGGCGCCGGAGTCGTCAGCTATATCGACAGCCAAGGCTTTAGCCGGCGGCCTTTCACCAAGTCGGGCAGCACCATTTCGCTGGGTGGGCCGACCAAGGTCACCTATTCCGGCGAGTACAGGGTGTCGCGGGACGGACGTCGGACGGCGTATCTCGACCAGGACGACGATCTGTGGCTGATCACGGACGATGGCGTGAAGACGCGGGTCTTCGACGCAGTCGGAATCGTCGCGGTCGTGCAGACCGAAAATGAGGCACCATTCCAGCTGTCCGGCCATCGGTTGCTCTGGATCAAGTCCGTCTACCCCAGCTCCGGATGCTCGCCCGTCGCGTGTGACCCCGAATACGAGAGGGCGATGCTGTACGACCTCCGGACCGGGGTCAACACCGACCTGGGAGAGTACGTCGACGGCAAGCAGTTCGCGCTTTGGGGCAACTACCTGGCGTACAGCGAGGCGTCCGGCCGTATCCTGCGCAAGGACCTCTCCAGCGGTGCCGTCGTAGAGGTGAAGGCTGCCGGCCCGAGGGTTGCCGGGCTGGACGTCAACGGCACGATCGTGGCTTGGTCCACGTGCGTCTTGGCAGATGGAGATCCGTGTCGTGTCTCCAAGGTCGGCTATCGGGTCGTTTCGGGAACGTTTGAACCAGCCGAGCTGACCAGCGAGCACTCCAACCAGGTTTCGCTGACTGGTGGCTACCTGGCCTTCACGACATCGGCGGAGTTCCGGGATGCGCCGGTCTTCCTGAAGACCGTGAAACTCGGAGTGGCCGGTATGTCGACGGTGGGTCAGTTGGGGCGCAACTCCTGGGCCTCCGTCATGTTCGAAGCCTTCGACGAGACCGTCGGATGGATCGGCACCGATGGAGTGACCAGGTTGACTCCGCTGGCTGCCTTCACGGCCCGCCCGCGGTACCTCGGCAATGCGACCGGAGCCGCGTCCTTCCCGCTGAACAGCAGCTGGATCCTCGAACTGCCGATCAGCAAGGCGTTGCCGACCTGCACGGTCACCATCAAATCCGGTACGACGGTCAAGCGGACGATCCCCTGTACGACGAGCGTCGGCGCGGCCCGGGCGGTCTGGAACGGCCGGGACACCGCCGGCAATCTCGTTGCCAAGGGCACGTACTCGTGGACACTCACCGGGTCGGACGCCGATGGCGGCCTGCTGTGGTGGAACGGCTCCGCGAATCCCATCAGCGGATCCGTCACCGTCACTTGA
- a CDS encoding GuaB3 family IMP dehydrogenase-related protein translates to MTEIEIGRAKRGRQAYAFDHIAIVPSRRTRDPEEVSVAWQIDAYRFELPILAAPMDSVMSPATAIAIGKAGGLGVLNLEGLWTRYDDPTSLLEEIVTLDKQAATIRLQEIYSAPIKPELIAQRVQEIRDAGVTVAGALSPQRTKQFAKHVVDSGVDLFVIRGTTVSAEHVSGQAEPLNLKQFIYDLDVPVIVGGCATHQAALHLMRTGAAGVLVGFGGGAAHTTRSVLGVAVPMASAVADVAAARRDYMDESGGRYVHVIADGSVGRSGDVAKAIACGADAVMVGSPLARASDAPGGGFHWGAEAWHADLPRGERVEVGVTGTMEQILFGPSWVPDGTMNLVGALKRAMATTGYTELKEFQRVEVVVG, encoded by the coding sequence ATGACCGAGATCGAGATCGGCCGCGCCAAGCGGGGCCGGCAGGCTTACGCGTTCGACCACATCGCGATCGTGCCGTCGCGGCGGACGCGTGATCCCGAGGAGGTCTCGGTCGCGTGGCAGATCGACGCCTACCGGTTCGAGCTGCCGATTCTGGCCGCGCCGATGGACTCGGTGATGTCGCCGGCGACCGCGATCGCGATCGGTAAGGCCGGCGGCCTTGGCGTGCTGAACCTGGAAGGCCTCTGGACCAGGTATGACGACCCGACCTCGCTGCTGGAGGAGATCGTCACGCTGGACAAGCAGGCCGCGACCATTCGCCTGCAGGAGATCTACTCGGCGCCGATCAAGCCCGAGCTGATCGCCCAGCGCGTGCAGGAGATCCGGGATGCGGGTGTCACCGTCGCCGGGGCGCTCTCGCCGCAGCGGACCAAGCAGTTCGCCAAGCACGTGGTGGATTCGGGCGTCGACCTGTTCGTCATCCGCGGTACGACGGTCTCGGCGGAGCACGTCTCCGGTCAGGCCGAGCCGTTGAACCTCAAGCAGTTCATCTACGACCTGGACGTCCCGGTCATCGTCGGCGGTTGTGCGACTCACCAGGCGGCTCTGCACCTGATGCGGACCGGCGCGGCGGGCGTGCTCGTCGGGTTCGGCGGCGGCGCGGCCCACACCACCCGGTCGGTGCTGGGTGTCGCGGTGCCGATGGCCTCGGCCGTGGCGGATGTGGCGGCGGCCCGGCGCGACTACATGGACGAGTCCGGCGGGCGGTATGTGCACGTCATCGCCGACGGTTCGGTTGGTCGTTCCGGCGACGTGGCGAAGGCGATCGCCTGTGGCGCCGACGCGGTCATGGTCGGTTCGCCGCTGGCGCGTGCTTCGGACGCGCCGGGTGGCGGGTTCCACTGGGGTGCCGAGGCCTGGCATGCGGATCTGCCGCGGGGTGAGCGGGTCGAGGTCGGCGTCACCGGCACGATGGAGCAGATCCTGTTCGGCCCGTCCTGGGTCCCCGACGGCACGATGAACCTCGTCGGCGCCCTCAAACGGGCCATGGCGACGACCGGCTACACCGAGCTGAAGGAGTTCCAGCGCGTCGAGGTCGTCGTCGGCTGA
- the shbA gene encoding RNA polymerase sigma factor ShbA, with protein MTEVHTTPHLQDRVELRDLAALASAGDGTALNDLLTRVRAVAHRYVRSRLWTYPGGADMVDDVAQEVCVAVFGALNRYRDEGRPFEAFVYGIAARKVADAQRAFAVADLSTPDVPDGADESPTPEEHAVRHSEVQHAVALMDRLPDKLREILLLRVVAGMSAEETGRALGMTPGAVRVAQHRALNTLRGFVGHEGKQGKRAAGEGVRHG; from the coding sequence GTGACCGAGGTTCACACCACGCCGCATTTGCAGGACCGGGTGGAGCTCCGCGACCTGGCCGCGCTGGCAAGCGCAGGCGACGGGACCGCACTGAACGATCTGCTCACTCGCGTCCGCGCAGTGGCCCATCGGTATGTGCGCTCCCGGTTGTGGACCTACCCTGGTGGTGCCGACATGGTCGACGATGTCGCCCAGGAGGTCTGTGTCGCCGTGTTCGGCGCGCTGAACCGGTACCGCGATGAGGGCCGGCCGTTCGAGGCATTCGTGTACGGCATCGCGGCACGGAAGGTCGCCGACGCCCAGCGGGCGTTCGCGGTGGCCGACCTGTCGACACCGGACGTGCCTGACGGCGCGGACGAGTCGCCGACACCGGAAGAACACGCAGTACGGCACTCGGAGGTTCAGCACGCGGTCGCCTTGATGGACCGTCTGCCGGACAAGTTGCGGGAGATCCTGCTGCTCCGGGTCGTCGCGGGGATGTCAGCGGAAGAGACCGGCCGGGCACTGGGGATGACACCGGGGGCGGTGAGGGTCGCACAACATCGAGCGTTGAACACGCTCAGGGGGTTTGTGGGGCATGAGGGGAAACAAGGGAAGCGAGCAGCTGGGGAGGGGGTGCGACATGGCTGA
- a CDS encoding peptidoglycan-binding domain-containing protein, with amino-acid sequence MRITRKAAAAALAITALGSALTVAGPANAATPTAATPNCTKLKSTNLGNGWFLNTPGYDAPAGKSSFGCYLELGDRNTAVLWLQKTIAYCYDDGDIVEDGIYGTLTREKVKAVQRHGGVQPTGIYGPLTRKSMQWRLYNVNTKRYSELCYKVR; translated from the coding sequence ATGCGGATCACACGTAAGGCGGCCGCCGCCGCCCTCGCGATCACCGCACTCGGTTCGGCGCTGACCGTGGCCGGGCCCGCCAACGCGGCCACACCTACAGCCGCCACACCGAACTGCACCAAGCTAAAGTCCACCAACCTGGGCAACGGGTGGTTCCTGAACACCCCTGGGTACGACGCCCCGGCGGGCAAGTCGTCGTTCGGCTGCTACCTGGAGCTCGGCGACCGCAACACCGCCGTGCTCTGGCTGCAGAAGACCATCGCCTATTGCTACGACGACGGCGACATCGTCGAGGACGGTATCTACGGGACCCTGACCCGCGAAAAGGTCAAGGCCGTGCAGCGCCACGGCGGCGTCCAGCCGACGGGCATCTACGGCCCGCTCACCCGCAAGTCCATGCAGTGGCGCCTCTACAACGTCAACACCAAGCGCTACAGCGAGCTCTGCTACAAGGTCCGCTGA
- the groES gene encoding co-chaperone GroES, whose protein sequence is MSVTIKPLEDRILVAPLEAEQTTKSGLVIPDTAKEKPQEGEVLAIGPGRIDDNGNRVPLDVAVGDKVIYSKYGGTEVKYDGQDYLILGARDILAIVSK, encoded by the coding sequence GTGTCGGTCACGATCAAGCCGCTCGAGGACCGTATCCTCGTTGCGCCGCTCGAAGCCGAGCAGACCACGAAGTCCGGCCTGGTGATCCCGGACACCGCCAAGGAGAAGCCGCAGGAGGGCGAGGTCCTCGCCATCGGTCCGGGTCGCATCGACGACAACGGCAACCGGGTCCCGCTGGACGTCGCCGTCGGCGACAAGGTCATCTACTCCAAGTACGGCGGCACCGAGGTCAAGTACGACGGCCAGGACTACCTGATCCTGGGCGCCCGCGACATCCTCGCCATCGTCTCCAAGTGA
- the groL gene encoding chaperonin GroEL (60 kDa chaperone family; promotes refolding of misfolded polypeptides especially under stressful conditions; forms two stacked rings of heptamers to form a barrel-shaped 14mer; ends can be capped by GroES; misfolded proteins enter the barrel where they are refolded when GroES binds) — protein sequence MPKILEFDENARRALERGVDALANTVKVTLGPKGRYVVLDKKWGAPTITNDGVTVAREVELDDPFENLGAQLCKEVATKTNDIAGDGTTTATVLAQALVHEGLRVVAAGANPMGLKKGIEAAVEAVSAKLVETARAVDDKADMAHVATISARDGEIGGLIADAFDKVGKDGVITVEESNTFGTELEFTEGMQFDKGFISPYFITDAEAGEAVLENPYILIHQGKISAVADLLPLLEKVVQSGKTLLIIAEDVEGEALSTLVVNKIRGNFTSVAVKAPGFGDRRKAMLEDLAALTGAQVIAPEVGLKLDQVDLDVLGTARRIVVSKDNTTVVEGAGSHEAVEARVNQIKAEIERTDSDWDREKLQERLAKLAGGVCVIKVGAATEVELKEKKHRIEDAVSATRAAIEEGIVAGGGSALVHAARVLADGLGLEGDELSGVKIVAKAVVEPLRWIAENGGYEGYVVVAKVAELEPGSGFNAATGEYGDLLGQGVLDPVKVTRSALANAGSIAALLLTTETLVVDKPEDDEPAGAGHGHGHGH from the coding sequence ATGCCGAAGATCCTCGAGTTCGACGAGAACGCCCGGCGCGCGCTGGAGCGCGGCGTCGACGCGCTCGCGAACACGGTGAAGGTGACGCTGGGGCCGAAGGGCCGCTACGTCGTGCTGGACAAGAAGTGGGGCGCCCCGACGATCACGAACGACGGTGTCACCGTCGCGCGTGAGGTCGAGCTGGACGACCCGTTCGAGAACCTTGGTGCGCAGCTGTGCAAGGAGGTCGCCACCAAGACCAACGACATCGCCGGTGACGGCACCACCACGGCGACCGTGCTGGCGCAGGCGCTGGTGCACGAGGGCCTGCGGGTCGTCGCCGCCGGTGCGAACCCGATGGGCCTGAAGAAGGGCATCGAGGCCGCTGTCGAGGCCGTTTCGGCCAAGCTGGTCGAGACCGCGCGTGCGGTGGACGACAAGGCCGACATGGCCCACGTCGCCACCATCTCCGCCCGCGACGGTGAGATCGGCGGGCTCATCGCCGACGCCTTCGACAAGGTCGGCAAGGACGGTGTCATCACCGTCGAGGAGTCGAACACCTTCGGCACCGAGCTCGAGTTCACCGAGGGCATGCAGTTCGACAAGGGCTTCATCTCGCCCTACTTCATCACCGACGCCGAGGCCGGCGAAGCGGTGCTGGAGAACCCGTACATCCTGATCCACCAGGGCAAGATCTCCGCTGTCGCGGACCTGCTGCCGCTGCTGGAGAAGGTCGTGCAGTCCGGCAAGACGCTGCTGATCATCGCCGAGGACGTCGAGGGCGAAGCCCTGTCGACCCTGGTCGTGAACAAGATCCGCGGCAACTTCACCTCCGTCGCCGTCAAGGCGCCGGGCTTCGGTGACCGCCGCAAGGCGATGCTGGAGGACCTGGCCGCCCTCACCGGCGCCCAGGTGATCGCGCCCGAGGTCGGGCTCAAGCTGGACCAGGTCGACCTGGACGTGCTCGGTACCGCCCGTCGCATCGTGGTGAGCAAGGACAACACCACGGTCGTCGAGGGCGCCGGCTCGCACGAGGCGGTCGAGGCCCGGGTGAACCAGATCAAGGCCGAGATCGAGCGCACCGACTCCGACTGGGACCGCGAGAAGCTGCAGGAGCGGCTGGCCAAGCTGGCCGGTGGCGTCTGCGTGATCAAGGTCGGCGCGGCCACCGAGGTCGAGCTGAAGGAGAAGAAGCACCGCATCGAGGACGCCGTTTCGGCGACTCGCGCGGCGATCGAAGAGGGCATCGTCGCCGGTGGCGGCTCCGCTCTCGTGCACGCTGCTCGGGTGCTGGCCGACGGCCTCGGCCTGGAGGGCGACGAGCTCTCCGGTGTCAAGATCGTCGCCAAGGCCGTTGTCGAGCCGCTGCGCTGGATCGCGGAGAACGGTGGCTACGAGGGTTACGTCGTGGTCGCCAAGGTGGCCGAGCTCGAGCCGGGCAGCGGTTTCAACGCCGCCACCGGTGAGTACGGCGACCTGCTCGGCCAGGGCGTGCTGGACCCGGTCAAGGTGACCCGGTCCGCGCTCGCCAACGCGGGCTCGATCGCGGCGCTGCTGCTGACGACCGAGACGCTGGTCGTGGACAAGCCCGAGGACGACGAGCCCGCGGGCGCCGGTCACGGGCACGGTCACGGGCACTGA
- a CDS encoding acyl-CoA thioester hydrolase/BAAT C-terminal domain-containing protein, giving the protein MTTGLLLLHGSSGVPHLARAAVFEAIGVDVIAPKWFGPDGIREIPLESFAVHLDALARRTDRIAVMGTSRGAEAALLLGTIDPRIDVVIAAAPTSHVWAGLGSSEAARRSAWTREGVPLPFVPYVGGWAPANPSYPSYTEMYAAALRVCPHADAAAIPVERFAGELILIAGGDDHVWPAADFARNIVVRREGTQSLVGTDAGHRVILPGEEPSGLGANLDRGGAPEADRALGNKAWPVIRAALRV; this is encoded by the coding sequence ATGACGACCGGCCTGCTGCTCCTGCACGGATCCAGCGGGGTACCGCATCTCGCCCGCGCCGCGGTCTTCGAGGCCATCGGCGTGGACGTGATCGCACCGAAGTGGTTCGGCCCGGACGGCATCCGCGAGATCCCGCTCGAGTCGTTCGCCGTACATCTCGACGCCCTGGCAAGGCGCACAGACCGGATCGCCGTGATGGGTACGTCCAGAGGTGCCGAGGCGGCGCTCCTGCTCGGCACGATCGATCCACGCATCGACGTCGTCATCGCGGCCGCTCCGACCTCCCACGTCTGGGCGGGCCTCGGTTCGTCGGAGGCGGCGCGCCGTTCCGCGTGGACCCGTGAGGGCGTGCCGTTGCCGTTCGTCCCGTACGTCGGCGGCTGGGCGCCTGCCAACCCGTCGTACCCGAGCTACACCGAGATGTACGCCGCGGCGCTGCGAGTCTGCCCGCACGCCGACGCCGCCGCGATCCCGGTCGAGCGGTTCGCGGGTGAGCTGATCCTGATCGCGGGCGGCGACGACCACGTCTGGCCCGCCGCCGACTTCGCCCGCAATATCGTCGTACGGCGTGAGGGCACTCAGTCGTTGGTCGGCACGGATGCGGGCCATCGCGTCATCCTGCCCGGCGAAGAACCCTCCGGCCTCGGCGCCAACCTCGACCGAGGCGGCGCCCCCGAGGCCGACCGCGCCCTCGGCAACAAAGCCTGGCCGGTCATCCGCGCCGCCCTCCGCGTCTGA